ACCCACTTCGAATTAAAAAAGATATTAATAATTACCTAAATTTATTAAATGAAGTTCCCATATTATTTAATCAAGTTATTGAATTTGAAAGGTTAAAAGCAACTGAAGGTCTATTAATGCCTGCCTTTGCAATGGAATCCATTATTGAACAGATTAATTATTTTACTTCTTCAGTAGAAGATAATTTCTTAATAGAAATTTTTATAGATAAAATTAAAGATATACCAGGTATTACAGCAGATGATATTACTCAATTTGAAAATAGAAATAGAGATTTAATTATAAATACTGTTATACCCGCCTATGAAGAATTAGCTCTGGCTCTTACTCAACTTAAAGATAAAAGTGTAAATAATAAAGGCCTTTATTATTTACCACAAGGTACTGATTATTATGAATATCTTTATTATTCTTATACAGGTTCTTCAAAAACATTAGAAGAAATTATAGATTTAATCGATTTAAGAATTCGTCAAACATTTGTTCAGTATCATGTTTTATCTCAACAAGACGTAGATTTAATTGATGCCTATTTTGAGTTTTCATACAAAATTGACTCACCAGAAAATACAATTAACTTTTTAATAGAAAGTATGAATACTTATTTTACCAATGTTGGTAATCCTGCTCTTGACATTAAATATGTTCACCCCTCATTACAAGAGCATTTAAGTCCTGCATTTTACTTAATTCCGCCTATTGATGGGGAAAGCAACCAAGTAATTTATATTAACAATAACCAAAAATATGATTTAGATAACTTATATCCTACAATTGCTCATGAAACTTATCCTGGGCATTTGTACCAATATATCTACTTTAGGCAACAAGATGTCCCTCGAATTAGACAAATATTAAATTATCCTGGATACAGTGAAGGATGGGCTATATATGCTGAAAATTTTTCAATTGGTTTTTTAGACATTCAAGATTCCTTGTCTCAAATTCTTCAATATGATAGAAAGATTGATTTATTAATCCAAGGACGAATAGATATTGGCGTTAATTATGAAGGATGGGCTGTTGAAGATGTTGCTACTTATCTTGATTCATTGTATTTAAACCTTGATATTGAGGTTATAAAGAACATATTTCAATACGTTATTGAAGAGCCTGCTAATACCTTGAAATATTCTATAGGGTATTTAGAAGTATTATTATTACAAGAGAAAGCAGCATCTTTAAATTCTGATTTTGACATTAAAGATTTTCACGATTTTATTCTTTCTATAGGGCCTGCACCCTATGAAATTATTGAAAGAGAATTAGAAAAATGGTTAAAAAATAAATAGCTCAGTTTACTTTATCCTATTAAAACAAATGGCACCCATAGGGTGCCATTTTAGTTGTATTTCTTTTTAAAATAATCTGTTATATTACCAAGGGCTTTTATAAAAATCTTTACTTCTTCTCCGTCAAGATTTTTTATTGTCTCATCTATCATTTCTTTATGAAACTTTAAATGATGTAAAAAAGCTCTTTTTCCTTTTGTCGTTAAAGATATTAATACTACTCTTCTATCTAATTCACTTCTTATGCGGTTAACATACCCTTTTTTAACAAGGTTATTAATGGCAATGGTTAATGTACCAACTGTTATATTAAGCTTTTTAGCAACTGTGGACATGTTTTTGGGCTTATCAATATCAATTGCCTCTATGATATGCATATCCGTAATTGAAATATCTTTAAAATTATCACTTAATAATGCTTTTTCTTCAATCTGTAATATATCATTAAATAAACCAACTAACAAATTATTAAGAGTTTTGTAATATTCTTCCAAATTATCCACCACCACTAACCATTAAGTTATGCTTATATTATACACTATATTAAAGTAATATAACAATATTTTTCTTTTTATGATTTTTCTATCCAAATAATGAATATGTAATATAAACACTAAAAACAATTCCTGCTAGATTTGCTAATAATGCTCCAGTAATGGTATACCTTGTTTTTCTAATGTTAATCGCTAAAAAATATACTGATAAAGTATAAAAAATAGTTTCAGTACACCCCATCATTATTGATGTCATTCTACCAATTAATGAATCAGGACCATAAGTTTTAAACAAGTCTAAAACAAGCCCTGTAGTTGCAGATGAACTTACTGTTCTCATAAGTGCTATGGGTACTATCTCTGATGGAAATTTTAGAATATTAGTTACTGGAGTTATAATCATTGTTAAGAAATCTAATGCTCCTGACGCTCTAAGGATACCAACAGCTACCATTAAGCCAATAAGTGTAGGCATTATACTAAATACAACTTTAAACCCATCTTTTGCCCCTTCTATAAATTCATCAAATAAAGGGACTTTACTAATCAAACCAAACCCAACAATATAAATAAAAACCAATGGAATTAAATACTCAGAAATATATAGTACAAATCTCATACCTTTTTCCTCCGTAACATAAGTTTTGCAAATATTACCCCTACTAATGTAGAAACCATGGTGGCTAATAGTGCTGGACCAATAATTTCAGCAGGATTGGCTGATCCATATTGAGACCTATAGGCTATTATATTAATAGGTAATAATTGTACAGAAGAAATATTTATAATTAGAAATGTACACATAGCATTACTTGCTACTTCTTTATTAGGATTTAATTCCTGTAGTTTTTCCATAGCTTTTAGACCCGGAGGTGTGGCTGCCCATCCTAATCCTAACATATTAGCTATCATATTGGTTGCTATATATTTTTTCGCTGGATGGTTATCTGGTATATCTGGAAATAAAAATCTTAAAATAGGTCGCATTTTTCTAGTAAGGGCCCTAATAATACCTGCTTTTTCGGCAATTCTCATTAATCCAGTCCACATAGCAATGACACCTACCAAAGTAATACATAGCTGCACTGCATCTTTAGAGGAATCTATAGCTGCCTGAGTAACCTCTGGCATATTTCCAGTAAATGCTCCTACAATAATACCAATAATAATCATATATGCCCATAAATAATTAAGCATTAAATCCTCCTCATACTTTGCTTAATTATTTATATGATTTTGTACTATTAAAAATAACCCCTTTATCTTTGGGAAAAAATTTCTTTTTCAAATTTTTTAGCAGTAGGGGTAGTGGCAATACCTCCTTGAGCTGTTTCTCTAAGCATTGATGGCATAAGTTTTGATACTTCTTTCATAGCGTGTACAACTTCATCAAATGGTATGACACTCTCAATTCCTGCTAAAGCCATCTCTGAAGCAATTAAACCATTTGCTATTCCAATAGCATTTCTTTTTTGACAAGGCACCTCTACAAGTCCTGCTACAGGGTCACAAATTAGCCCCATTAAATTTTGTAATGCAATCGCACTGGCTGATAAAGCCATTGCTGGTGTCCCACCCATAATTTCTACAACAGCAGCCGCAGCCATTGCTGATGCAGAACCAACTTCTGCCTGACATCCTCCTTCTGCACCTGAAAGGCTGGCGTTTTTTCCTATAATAATGCCAATACCACTTGCTGTTAATAAACCTTTAATAATCTTCTCATCTGGTATTTCATACTCTTCTTTTAACATTAATAGAATTCCTGGAAGAACACCGCTAGATCCTGCAGTAGGGCAAGCAACGATTCTACCCATACAAGCATTAACTTCCATTGTACTCAGTCCATAACTAATGGCTTTAGCCATTGTATTGCCACATATGGTATTATTATGTGTATACCTTTCTTTCATTTTAAGGGCTTCTCCCCCTATCATATGACCTTTACCTTTTGTTTCCTTATCAAGTCCTTGTTGGATGGCTTCTTGCATTATATGCCAGCTTAACTTTAATTTATCTAATATATCCTCTTCATTTTTATTGCTTTTATGACTTTCATATTTCATCACTACATTATAAATATGCTTTAATTCTTGAGCTTTTGCTAATAATTCTTCACCTGATGAAAAATTCATGTTGGTCTCTCCTTTACACTAACCCGTTATCTTCTCAATTAATTGTACAGAATTCATTTTTTCTATTTTATTAATTTCTTCAATAACACTATGTGGTATGTTTTCATCTGTTTCTAATAACATTACTGCCATTTCTCCTTTGCTAGGCCTGTACACTTTCATAAATGCTATATTGATATTTGAATTTGCTAGTATTGTTGTTATTTTCGCTATAATGCCAGGCTGATCTATATGATGGGTAATTAATGTAGTATAATCCCCTGTAAAATCAATATCAATATTTCCTATATTAATAATCTTTATTTTTCCTGCACCAATAGATGAACCGATTATATTGATTTTTTTATTGGTTACTCCTGTTAAATCAATTCTTACTGTATTAGGGTGAACATTTCCTAGATCGCCTTCTTTAAAACCAATTACTATATTTTTTTCTTTTGCTAAATCAAATGCATGTTTTAAATTTTCATCATCAGGTAGCAAACCCATAATACCTCCTACTAATGCTTTATCTGTACCATGTCCTTTATAAGTACTTGCAAAAGAGCCATGTAATGTAAAAGTAACTTCCATCACTTCTTCACCTAGTATTTTATATCCTATGTAAGCAATTTTTGCAGCACCTGCTGTATGAGAACTTGAAGGTCCTACCATTATAGGTCCAATCATATCAAAAATACTGTATTCTTCCATTTTCTTCTCCTTATTATATCTAACTGCTTCATAGAATGAAGCAGTTAGCACTTTATTATCTACTCATCGAATTCATTATTATGTTGCCCCGTAACTAAAATGTGTTCTAAATTATGAATTTGATTTTCTCTTTTTCTTTGGAGTTCTTTTGCATGTTGCTTTTGATCTTCTGCTGCTATATTAGAGTATTGTTCTAAATGTCGCTCAGTTCTTGTATGGGCCTCTACTAAGTGTTCAAGTTGCTCTACTCTTCTAGTGTTCTCTTTTTGAACTTTTTCTTTTCTACTCACAGAATTCACTCCTTACTTTTACTATATTGCCTATAAGAGATTTTATCTCTGTGTTTATTTTTACCTTATCCATCAAAATTATTATTCCAATAAAAGTGTAATGTTATGACACAAGTTTTATTAAAGACCTACTTTCCAAATCTATCCTAGGTTTGGAAATAATATACTTTTTTGTAGTTTATATACAATACTTATTGACGTATCCTTATATTTATGATATTTTTATACTATATTGTAGATTTTCGTTATAAAAGGGGGGTTTTTATGAAATCAACAGGAATTGTAAGGAAGTTGGATGAATTAGGTCGTATCACTTTACCTATTGAATTGAGACGTAACTTACACGTAAATGAAAAAGATCCTTTAGAAATATTTGTAGACGATGATAAAATAATCCTTAAAAAGTATGAACCTTGTGATATATTTACAGGTGGAATGAATGATTTAATAGATTATTATGGCAAGAAAATTTCTAAAACTTCTATTGTAGAAATGGCTAAATTAGCAGGTCTTGAAATAAAAGAATAATACAAATAAATTCTAGGTACATAAAATAAAAGACTAGTTTGTTTTTCACAAACTAGTCTTTTATTAAATAATCATATACTTCTCTTTTTCCTATGCCCCGGTCTTTTGCAACTTTTTTCATGGCTTCTTTTTTATCTATGCCTTTTTTAAAATAATAATCCATGTGTTCGTTAATGGTTAGCTTTTTCCATTCGTCTTGTGCTTCCTCTTTAATTTCTTCTATAGGCTTGCCTTCTAAAATAAGAACATACTCACCTTTTGGATCTTCTTGATTATAAACCTCAATAGCACCCTCTATATCAGTTGGAATAATGGTTTCATATCTTTTAGTTAACTCTCTACATAAGGTTATTTTTCTATTCCCTAACTTTTGATTCAAATCCCTTAAGGTCCTCTTTAGTCTGTGGGGCGCTTCATAAATTATTATTGTCCTTGTTTCATTGACAAGTTGGTCTATTAAATAATTACGCTCTTTATTTTCTAATGGTAAAAACCCTTCAAAGGAAAATCTTCGTGTTGAGAGTCCTGATAAAATCAATGCCATAATACCAGCAACTGCACCTGGTAATGCGGTAACTATTATTTCTTCTTCATAACACATTTTTACTAATTCTTCACCTGGATCAGAAATTCCTGGTGTCCCAGCATCACTTACTAAAGCAATGGTCTTACCTTCTTTGATTTTTTGGATTAGAACTTTTCCTTTTTCTATTTTATTATGTTCATGATAACTTGTTAAAGGGGTATTGATATCATATGCATTAAGAAGCTTCTTGGTATGTCTTGTATCTTCTGCTGCAATATAATCTACCTCTTTAAGTGTATTTATTGTTCTAATTGTAATATCTTCTAAATTGCCTATGGGTGTTGCACAAAGAATTAATTTACCTATCATTAGATTCTCCTTTGTTCATTCCATATATCTCATATATTTCTTCTGTATATACACCTTTTTCTTTATAAACAATCAGAGGTTTTTCTATTTTCATCATAGGACCTCCATGTCTAACAGCTTCAATTAGTAACATATTTGGCTCTTTGTCTATAAAAGGATGTACCAATCTCATTCTCTTTGGTTCTAACTTATATTTTTTAAACAAACTAATGATATCCACTAATCTATTGGGTCTATGAACCAAATAAACTTTTCCACCCACTTTTACTAATCTTGATGATACTCTTATGACATCTTCAAGTGTGCATAGGACTTCGTGCCTTGCAATTGTTTTAGGTGTATTATTATTCTTTAATCCATTATTGTCCACCATATAAGGTGGATTTGAAGTTATAACATCAAAGCTAGATAAAGGGAAAAGATTATCTGCATTTTTTATATCTCCCTCTACTATTGAAACTTTGTTTTCAATAGAATTAAGTTTCACACTCCTTGAAGCCATATCTGCACTTTGGGATTGTATTTCTAATCCAATTAATTCTGTTGCTTTGGTTTTAGCTTCTAAAAGTATAGGTATAATACCTGTACCTGTCCCTAAATCAAGAACCCTACCTTTAATCTCTGTATCAATAAACCCTGTTAATAATATAGGATCCATTCCAAAGCAAAAACTATTGGGATCTTGTATTATCTTATAATTGTTTATATGAAGTTCGTCAATTCTTTCATTTGCTTTCAGTCCTACTGTAGACATTATTTTTTATTTAATTTCCCTTCTTGTTTTTCAATCTGCTCTAACTCTTGTAATTGTAACAAATCTGCCTCTTCCATACGATCTTCTTCTTTTTTCTTTTTATTTTGCTTTTTGAATTTTAAATCCATAGCATTGTATTCTCTTACTTCTACATCTTCATCTGGCTTACGTATAAGTACTCTTGCTTTTTGTCTTAATACATTAACACTTAGAACTTCTCCAGAGAAACCATCTTTTGTTTTTACAATATCACCTACATCAGGTAAAGTTTTATTTAACTCTTCATAGGTTTCTTCTTCATATTTTAAACAACACATTAATCTACCACATACACCAGATATTTTAGAAGGATTAAGAGATAAGTTCTGTTCTTTAGCCATTTTTATAGATACTGGATGAAATTCACATAAATGGGTACTACAACATAAAGATCTACCACAAATACCTATGCTACCTATCATTTTTGTTTCATCTCTTACGCCGATTTGTCTTAGTTCAATCCTAGTTTTAAATACAGCGGCCAAATCTTTTACTAATTCTCTAAAATCTATACGACCTTCAGCAGTAAAATAAAATAGCACTTTATTATTATCAAATGTATATTCTACATCAATTAATTTCATATCTAACTTGTGTTTCGTTATCTTCTCAACACAAATATCAAAAGCTTCTTTCTCATTTTCTTTATTTGTTTTTTCTTTTTCATCGTCTTCACTAGTTGCTAAACGAATAACTTTTTTCAACGGTTGTACAACTTCTTCTTCTGGTATTTCTTTTTTACCAATAACAACTGCTCCATATTCTATACCTCTAGCGGTTTCTACTATAACATTGTTACCTTGCTCTATATCTAATGAATCTGGATCAAAATAATAGACTTTACCTGCCTTTCTAAATCTCACTCCTATAACTGTAACCATATGTTAACTCTCCTTTATATTCAATAACAATGATTCCATACTTAACTGGTAATTAACGTTATTTAATATCATTTTTTTCGTTTCTTCTATTTTTTTAATAGTATTGCCTATTTTATTATACGTTAAATCATTGCTAGCTTTCAATAAATAATTGTAGTAATCTTTATGAATTAATTTATTATTTGTGTTTGTAGATTTTAATACAAGGATATCTCTATACCATGTCAATATAATATCTAAATATTCTTCTATCCTATCTTTGTACTCATCTATCTTAGATGCCCTATCTAGTATCTCATTAATAGACAATGTGTTAAGCTTAATCAATAAGGATACACATTCTTTTCTCATTTTATTAAAATCATCGGATAAAGCCAATTCTTTTGCCCTACCAATAATACCTTGGGACATTGCAACGTAAATATTTGCATCTACTTCATCAATATTATTATTTTCTATTAAATATTTTTTTATTTTAACATCTTCTATAGGCTTTAAATTAATAACAACACATCTAGACAGTATTGTAGGCAATAGTTTAAAAATATTATTAACTAATAATATGATTATACCATATGTTGGTGGTTCTTCTATGGTTTTTAATAATGCATTTTGGGCTTGTTCTGTTAATTTCTCTGCTTCATCAATCATGTATATTTTATATTTATAACTGTAGGGTTTTATATATATATCTTGATTGATCTGACTTCTAATATCATCTACACCGATACTTTTTAATTTTGTTGATTTTACAAATACGACATCTGGATTGTTTTCAGAGTCATATTGTTTGCAAGAAGTACATTGATTACAAGGATTATCTTTTTCCTCTATACATTGTAAAGTCTTTGCAAAAATATTCCCTATTAGTTTCTTTCCCATACCTTTTTGCCCATTGATAATATATGCATGAGAAATCTTTGAACTTCTAATAGATAATCTAAAATGCTCTTTAATATCATCATAACCTATTATATCATTAAATGTATTCATTATTAATCCCCTAACTATTTAATACAACCATTAAACCTTATAAAGATTCAGACTTTAAAAATGTGATTGTACATTTCTAAAGTCTGATTGTTTTATCATATCCTATTTACGTTAGAACATCCAGTAAAAGACCTCTTATTTCATCCACTTTACTTAAGATATTCAATTGATTTTTTTCTTCTTGAATTAATTCATTGGCCAACTCATCTAAGTTTTTGTCCACTAAGCGAACGATGCCATAAACCCTATGTCTTCCACGTCGGTCTAAAAAATTCTCTCTAGAAAATTTATGAGATCTTGTTAATACTTCATTCATAAAATCTTTAACGAGCTCTCTATATTTTCTCATATCTTTAATATCCATATGTTTAGATATTTTACTACCTTGGTCGTTAATTTCCTCAATTAGATT
The nucleotide sequence above comes from Natranaerovirga pectinivora. Encoded proteins:
- a CDS encoding DUF885 domain-containing protein yields the protein MKCHFKKIFTIFFVFLLLLSIIGCSKKPTVTPDENAEFAMFLDNLFKSELESSPLDIAYTLASPENYNLDHIIPSMPDLSEEAFLKDIQRIENIINELKTFDYENLSTDEKLTYDILMKYYEVALMSKNLYKHRKILSPSLGMQSQLPIFFAEYPLRIKKDINNYLNLLNEVPILFNQVIEFERLKATEGLLMPAFAMESIIEQINYFTSSVEDNFLIEIFIDKIKDIPGITADDITQFENRNRDLIINTVIPAYEELALALTQLKDKSVNNKGLYYLPQGTDYYEYLYYSYTGSSKTLEEIIDLIDLRIRQTFVQYHVLSQQDVDLIDAYFEFSYKIDSPENTINFLIESMNTYFTNVGNPALDIKYVHPSLQEHLSPAFYLIPPIDGESNQVIYINNNQKYDLDNLYPTIAHETYPGHLYQYIYFRQQDVPRIRQILNYPGYSEGWAIYAENFSIGFLDIQDSLSQILQYDRKIDLLIQGRIDIGVNYEGWAVEDVATYLDSLYLNLDIEVIKNIFQYVIEEPANTLKYSIGYLEVLLLQEKAASLNSDFDIKDFHDFILSIGPAPYEIIERELEKWLKNK
- a CDS encoding MarR family winged helix-turn-helix transcriptional regulator; this encodes MEEYYKTLNNLLVGLFNDILQIEEKALLSDNFKDISITDMHIIEAIDIDKPKNMSTVAKKLNITVGTLTIAINNLVKKGYVNRIRSELDRRVVLISLTTKGKRAFLHHLKFHKEMIDETIKNLDGEEVKIFIKALGNITDYFKKKYN
- a CDS encoding spore maturation protein, producing the protein MRFVLYISEYLIPLVFIYIVGFGLISKVPLFDEFIEGAKDGFKVVFSIMPTLIGLMVAVGILRASGALDFLTMIITPVTNILKFPSEIVPIALMRTVSSSATTGLVLDLFKTYGPDSLIGRMTSIMMGCTETIFYTLSVYFLAINIRKTRYTITGALLANLAGIVFSVYITYSLFG
- a CDS encoding nucleoside recognition domain-containing protein — its product is MLNYLWAYMIIIGIIVGAFTGNMPEVTQAAIDSSKDAVQLCITLVGVIAMWTGLMRIAEKAGIIRALTRKMRPILRFLFPDIPDNHPAKKYIATNMIANMLGLGWAATPPGLKAMEKLQELNPNKEVASNAMCTFLIINISSVQLLPINIIAYRSQYGSANPAEIIGPALLATMVSTLVGVIFAKLMLRRKKV
- the sdaAA gene encoding L-serine ammonia-lyase, iron-sulfur-dependent, subunit alpha, which produces MNFSSGEELLAKAQELKHIYNVVMKYESHKSNKNEEDILDKLKLSWHIMQEAIQQGLDKETKGKGHMIGGEALKMKERYTHNNTICGNTMAKAISYGLSTMEVNACMGRIVACPTAGSSGVLPGILLMLKEEYEIPDEKIIKGLLTASGIGIIIGKNASLSGAEGGCQAEVGSASAMAAAAVVEIMGGTPAMALSASAIALQNLMGLICDPVAGLVEVPCQKRNAIGIANGLIASEMALAGIESVIPFDEVVHAMKEVSKLMPSMLRETAQGGIATTPTAKKFEKEIFSQR
- the sdaAB gene encoding L-serine ammonia-lyase, iron-sulfur-dependent subunit beta; amino-acid sequence: MEEYSIFDMIGPIMVGPSSSHTAGAAKIAYIGYKILGEEVMEVTFTLHGSFASTYKGHGTDKALVGGIMGLLPDDENLKHAFDLAKEKNIVIGFKEGDLGNVHPNTVRIDLTGVTNKKINIIGSSIGAGKIKIINIGNIDIDFTGDYTTLITHHIDQPGIIAKITTILANSNINIAFMKVYRPSKGEMAVMLLETDENIPHSVIEEINKIEKMNSVQLIEKITG
- a CDS encoding AbrB/MazE/SpoVT family DNA-binding domain-containing protein; protein product: MKSTGIVRKLDELGRITLPIELRRNLHVNEKDPLEIFVDDDKIILKKYEPCDIFTGGMNDLIDYYGKKISKTSIVEMAKLAGLEIKE
- the rsmI gene encoding 16S rRNA (cytidine(1402)-2'-O)-methyltransferase, with product MIGKLILCATPIGNLEDITIRTINTLKEVDYIAAEDTRHTKKLLNAYDINTPLTSYHEHNKIEKGKVLIQKIKEGKTIALVSDAGTPGISDPGEELVKMCYEEEIIVTALPGAVAGIMALILSGLSTRRFSFEGFLPLENKERNYLIDQLVNETRTIIIYEAPHRLKRTLRDLNQKLGNRKITLCRELTKRYETIIPTDIEGAIEVYNQEDPKGEYVLILEGKPIEEIKEEAQDEWKKLTINEHMDYYFKKGIDKKEAMKKVAKDRGIGKREVYDYLIKD
- a CDS encoding tRNA1(Val) (adenine(37)-N6)-methyltransferase; translated protein: MSTVGLKANERIDELHINNYKIIQDPNSFCFGMDPILLTGFIDTEIKGRVLDLGTGTGIIPILLEAKTKATELIGLEIQSQSADMASRSVKLNSIENKVSIVEGDIKNADNLFPLSSFDVITSNPPYMVDNNGLKNNNTPKTIARHEVLCTLEDVIRVSSRLVKVGGKVYLVHRPNRLVDIISLFKKYKLEPKRMRLVHPFIDKEPNMLLIEAVRHGGPMMKIEKPLIVYKEKGVYTEEIYEIYGMNKGESNDR
- a CDS encoding PSP1 domain-containing protein, which translates into the protein MVTVIGVRFRKAGKVYYFDPDSLDIEQGNNVIVETARGIEYGAVVIGKKEIPEEEVVQPLKKVIRLATSEDDEKEKTNKENEKEAFDICVEKITKHKLDMKLIDVEYTFDNNKVLFYFTAEGRIDFRELVKDLAAVFKTRIELRQIGVRDETKMIGSIGICGRSLCCSTHLCEFHPVSIKMAKEQNLSLNPSKISGVCGRLMCCLKYEEETYEELNKTLPDVGDIVKTKDGFSGEVLSVNVLRQKARVLIRKPDEDVEVREYNAMDLKFKKQNKKKKEEDRMEEADLLQLQELEQIEKQEGKLNKK
- a CDS encoding DNA polymerase III subunit; this translates as MNTFNDIIGYDDIKEHFRLSIRSSKISHAYIINGQKGMGKKLIGNIFAKTLQCIEEKDNPCNQCTSCKQYDSENNPDVVFVKSTKLKSIGVDDIRSQINQDIYIKPYSYKYKIYMIDEAEKLTEQAQNALLKTIEEPPTYGIIILLVNNIFKLLPTILSRCVVINLKPIEDVKIKKYLIENNNIDEVDANIYVAMSQGIIGRAKELALSDDFNKMRKECVSLLIKLNTLSINEILDRASKIDEYKDRIEEYLDIILTWYRDILVLKSTNTNNKLIHKDYYNYLLKASNDLTYNKIGNTIKKIEETKKMILNNVNYQLSMESLLLNIKES
- a CDS encoding YaaR family protein, yielding MDIKLNQVQMNKVNELQNKNDLKAEKPFKFTLMSKIEEGDLKNKLTNLIEEINDQGSKISKHMDIKDMRKYRELVKDFMNEVLTRSHKFSRENFLDRRGRHRVYGIVRLVDKNLDELANELIQEEKNQLNILSKVDEIRGLLLDVLT